A region from the uncultured Holophaga sp. genome encodes:
- a CDS encoding HlyD family secretion protein: MASKKTISLLAILVVAAAGAAWGVAAWRHGRIYIATDNAYVRGPITTVASRIPGPLLTVDVTENQAVKAGQVLATLDPRDYDAQAQRAEASLQEAGSSVALDEARVAQARAQVTAALSQQHLAELERARFKALVDRGSIPRQKFDHAQSAAEVASAQVEAARKQVTAAEGLLQVSRSKVAGAQASLEAARLQRSYCTLVAPCDGYVSRKLGEPGMVVAPGQPICAIVPLGQEELWVEANFKETQLKRVRPGQPVRLVADMDEHRGFSGQVESLSAGTGAAFSLLPAENATGNWVKVVQRVPVRIRLAPGADPEHRLRLGMTVSAEIDTRER; encoded by the coding sequence ATGGCTTCGAAGAAGACGATCTCCCTGCTGGCCATCCTGGTGGTGGCCGCCGCAGGCGCCGCCTGGGGCGTGGCAGCTTGGCGCCACGGTCGGATCTATATCGCCACGGACAACGCCTATGTGAGGGGACCCATCACCACCGTCGCCTCCCGTATCCCAGGCCCCCTGCTCACGGTGGACGTGACGGAGAACCAGGCGGTGAAGGCCGGTCAGGTGCTGGCCACCCTGGACCCCAGGGACTATGACGCCCAGGCGCAGCGGGCCGAGGCCTCCCTCCAGGAGGCGGGTTCCTCGGTCGCCCTGGACGAGGCCCGGGTGGCCCAGGCCCGAGCCCAGGTGACGGCGGCCTTGAGCCAGCAGCATCTGGCGGAGCTGGAGCGGGCGCGCTTCAAGGCCCTGGTGGACCGCGGCTCCATCCCCCGGCAGAAGTTCGACCACGCCCAGAGCGCCGCCGAGGTGGCCTCCGCTCAGGTGGAGGCCGCCCGCAAGCAGGTGACCGCCGCGGAGGGGCTGCTGCAGGTGAGTCGCAGCAAGGTGGCAGGCGCGCAGGCCAGCCTGGAGGCGGCCCGCCTCCAGCGCTCCTACTGCACCCTGGTGGCCCCCTGCGATGGCTATGTGAGCCGCAAGCTCGGGGAGCCGGGCATGGTGGTAGCCCCGGGGCAGCCCATCTGCGCCATCGTGCCCCTGGGCCAGGAGGAACTCTGGGTGGAGGCCAACTTCAAGGAGACCCAGCTCAAGCGGGTTCGCCCCGGTCAGCCCGTGCGGCTGGTGGCGGACATGGACGAGCACCGGGGTTTCAGTGGCCAGGTGGAGAGCCTCTCGGCGGGGACCGGGGCGGCCTTCTCCCTGCTCCCGGCGGAGAACGCCACGGGCAACTGGGTCAAGGTGGTCCAGCGGGTGCCCGTGAGGATCAGGCTCGCTCCCGGCGCGGATCCGGAGCATCGCCTGCGCCTGGGCATGACCGTGAGCGCCGAGATCGACACCCGGGAGCGGTGA
- a CDS encoding TolC family protein — protein sequence MRGLALLLAMGCSLAAQSLSLPEAIRLAGRDSYRAEAARLEHRQALAETGQVHSLYLPELQLDAGHLNLSAQPGLRNGPFTVGPLDLGGVTVPAFSLGPLETPLGDRSAWKAKLSLRYLVYDFGKREAALNAARNREEARGLEGDGQLRCAQAEVAARYVALLGLKARGEVLLQRRKALEDHLQTAQNLFTQGVVARNDLLRTEVALRSLGDAEQALDSAESGAREQLNQALGREPTAPLELKRVPSQPPPLPWNEAQCRERALASNESIRALRAKVKTLEGQTALDRRDWTPNVVAEAFHSYEQNSYSLHPHETGLYMGLSWKVFDGARRSRLQTSAAGLDLARQELRNAEQQAGNAAAEAWRDCRTALREMETARTNVAASEENLRIVEDQYREGMVQGGDALEAEALLAESRFALTEHRTRAYTRQAALLALLGEDLALFYGHADTEEH from the coding sequence ATGAGAGGTCTGGCCCTCCTCCTGGCCATGGGCTGCAGCCTGGCCGCCCAGTCCCTCAGCCTGCCCGAGGCCATCCGTCTGGCCGGGAGGGACTCCTACCGCGCCGAAGCCGCCCGACTGGAGCACCGACAGGCCCTGGCCGAGACCGGACAGGTCCACAGTCTCTATCTCCCGGAACTGCAGCTCGATGCCGGCCACCTGAACCTCAGCGCCCAGCCGGGCTTGAGGAACGGCCCCTTCACCGTGGGCCCCCTGGACCTGGGCGGGGTCACGGTTCCCGCCTTCTCCCTGGGCCCCCTGGAGACCCCCCTGGGGGACCGCTCGGCCTGGAAGGCCAAATTGAGCCTGCGCTATCTCGTCTACGACTTCGGCAAGCGGGAAGCGGCGCTCAACGCCGCCCGGAACCGGGAGGAGGCCCGGGGTCTGGAGGGGGATGGCCAACTGCGCTGTGCCCAGGCGGAGGTGGCGGCCCGCTATGTGGCCCTGCTGGGCCTGAAGGCCCGCGGAGAGGTCCTCCTCCAGCGGAGGAAGGCCCTGGAGGATCACCTGCAGACCGCCCAGAATCTCTTCACCCAAGGGGTGGTGGCCCGCAACGACCTGCTGCGGACCGAAGTGGCCCTGCGCAGCCTGGGCGATGCCGAGCAGGCCCTGGACAGTGCCGAGTCCGGAGCCAGGGAGCAGCTGAACCAGGCCCTGGGGCGGGAGCCCACAGCCCCGCTGGAGCTCAAGAGGGTCCCGTCCCAGCCGCCCCCCCTCCCCTGGAACGAGGCCCAGTGCCGCGAGAGGGCCCTGGCTTCCAACGAGAGCATCCGGGCTCTCCGGGCCAAGGTGAAGACCCTGGAAGGGCAGACAGCGCTGGACCGGCGCGACTGGACCCCCAATGTGGTGGCCGAGGCCTTCCACAGCTATGAGCAGAACAGTTACAGCCTCCATCCCCACGAGACGGGACTCTATATGGGCCTCTCCTGGAAGGTCTTCGACGGGGCCCGCCGCTCCAGGCTCCAGACCTCCGCAGCCGGACTCGACCTGGCAAGGCAGGAGCTCCGCAACGCCGAGCAGCAGGCGGGCAACGCCGCTGCGGAGGCCTGGCGGGACTGCCGGACAGCCCTGCGGGAGATGGAGACCGCCCGGACCAATGTGGCAGCTTCGGAGGAGAACCTGAGGATCGTGGAGGACCAGTACCGGGAGGGCATGGTCCAGGGCGGCGACGCCCTGGAGGCCGAAGCCCTTCTGGCCGAGAGCCGCTTCGCCCTGACGGAGCACCGGACCCGGGCCTACACCCGACAGGCGGCCCTCCTGGCCCTGCTGGGGGAGGATCTGGCCCTTTTCTATGGGCATGCGGACACGGAGGAGCACTGA
- a CDS encoding TetR/AcrR family transcriptional regulator: MRPSRKETERQQRRTLLLEAAARVFGRKPFDEATMQEVAAEAEIGMQGLYEHFPSKQDLCEQVMESRAESFRERAEEALAGLARPLDQIRALAQVYARQFREQPMLLPMFIRDRVHHDWGFQSRFGERIKRIYEAEIHRLRGFLEAAIAEGLVKPLDPGFLTQLCLGVLEASLHYNHGHSEESIDTCVDRAMSCLLTGVGV; this comes from the coding sequence ATGCGCCCCTCCCGCAAAGAGACCGAACGCCAGCAGCGGAGAACCCTCCTCCTGGAGGCGGCGGCCCGGGTCTTTGGCCGCAAGCCCTTCGACGAGGCCACCATGCAGGAGGTGGCCGCCGAGGCCGAGATCGGGATGCAGGGGCTCTACGAGCACTTCCCCTCCAAACAGGACCTCTGCGAGCAGGTGATGGAGAGCCGGGCCGAGAGCTTCCGGGAGCGGGCGGAAGAGGCCCTGGCGGGGCTCGCTCGCCCCCTGGACCAGATCCGCGCCCTTGCGCAGGTCTACGCCAGACAGTTCCGGGAGCAGCCCATGCTCCTGCCCATGTTCATCCGGGACCGGGTCCACCACGACTGGGGTTTCCAGTCCCGCTTCGGTGAGCGCATCAAGCGCATCTACGAGGCGGAGATCCACCGCCTGCGGGGCTTCCTGGAGGCGGCCATCGCCGAGGGCTTGGTGAAGCCCCTGGATCCCGGCTTCCTGACCCAGCTCTGCCTCGGGGTCCTGGAAGCCTCCCTCCACTACAACCATGGCCACTCCGAGGAGTCCATCGACACCTGCGTTGACCGCGCCATGAGCTGCCTGCTGACGGGGGTGGGGGTATGA